ACCAATCATCCCTATCTGCAATTGCAGCTTCAGGATAATAGTGGTTCTATCGAGGCTAAAGTGTGGGAAGATGTTCCTGCATTTGAAAAATCCTTTGATGAGGGTGATGCAGTTGTTGTAAAAGGGCGGGTGAGCGAGTACGCCCAGCGTCTCCAATTGGAGATTGAAGATATCGGCAGAGCGATCCCTGAAAAACATGCTGATTATGGATTTGATCTCACCAAGCTCATTCCCTCCAGCAAGTCAAGTATAAATCAGATGTGGCGCGAACTGGGTAAGATCATTAAAGAGATGAAAAATGATCATTTAAAGTCTCTTATAAGCAAAATATACAAAGAGCATGGAGCCGTGATCAAACAACACCCGGCCTCAATGAAACTTCACCATGCCTGGGTGGGGGGCTATCTGGAACATGTTTTTTCCATGGCCAGGTTGGGGGTCGTGCTGGCAGATCACTATGCAGTTGATCGGGATCTTCTGCTGACCGGGATTCTGCTGCATGATATAGGCAAGATCATCGAATTGAATCCAGCCAGTAAGCCAGGCTACACAGACTCAGGAAAACTGCTGGGGCATATTGTGCTGGGGCGGGATCTGGCTCGGGATACCATGTCAGGAATCAATGGTTTTCCACCTGATCTACAGCTGAAAGTCGAGCACATGATCCTTGCCCACCAGGGGAAGTACGAATGGCAATCACCCAAACTCCCGAAATTCAAGGAGGCCCTTCTCCTGCATCATATAGATGAGTTGGATGCCCGGATGAATATGATGTCTGTCGCCATGGAACAGGATCAGGAAACAGGCGCCTGGACCAATCGATATAATTATTTCAGGGTGCCGCTCTTAAAGGGGGAACTTGATCCGGATGGAGTTGATCAAAATTGATATGAGCATGTCTTTGGTAGAATATCGCCGCTTGGCTCTGATGTCGCTCTGGACTGGACTCATCGTCACCGTAGGAATAGTCTGCTCATTTATCCCCAATCTGGAGCTGGTGATTCTCTCAGCTTTTCTCGGTGGTGTGGCTCTGGGACCTAAAAGGGGTTTTATTGTGGCCGTGATCGGGGAGGCTGTTTTTTCTACTTTAAATCCCATTGGCTCAGGGTTGGGTTACCCAATATTGCTTCTTTTTCAGGTGGTGGGTATTGGAATTGGTGGTGGGTTAGGCGGTTTGCTGGCACCAGCCATCAGATCGCTCCAACATCCAATTGCAAAAGCAGTTGCTCTGGGTGTCACAGGATTTGTGATTACCCTGATATACGATGTATTGACTGCGTTGAGCTTTCCGCTCAGCTCAGGGATGGTCGAGGGAACCCTCTGGGGAACCATTGTTACGGGGCTGGTGTTTTTTATCATGCACATAACTTCAAATACCATACTGTTTGCTCTATTCGCTCCTATTTTAGTGCGTTTGGTTGACCAACAATTATTGATGCACGATCTGAGAAAGGACTAGCATGAGCTTGAGGGTATTTGTTTTGACACTGGTCAGTATGGTGTTCCCTCTATTCTCATTGGCTCAACTAGACCATCCAGCCGTTGTGATTCAGGATGTTCCTGATTTTGGAGCAGTATCCGGAACATGGGGTCATCTGCAATTCTACCGCCCCTTTGGGTTTAAAGCTGTCGTACTGGATGAATGGCAGGATCTGGCCACCAGCTACCTCATAAATGGTGAGCCCCTCAATACTGATAGACAGGGCTGGCTACCGCTATTGGACCAGCGAACACTCTGGTCTCAGCTACACCCTGCTCTGACAACGGAAGCTGACACAACTGCTCCCTCATTACTAGTCAATTATCGTCAGGGTGATGCTGATTTTAAGGATTTTACAGTTTGGTATCACAATAGCCTGGGCAAAGCCACCCGTTATGCCTGGAATTCAAAATTAAGGTCTCATCAGCGTTTTATAGGTGTTCAGCTCTATGATGAGCAACGTCACCAACTGCAGATTGAGAACCGGATCGATGATCAGGTTATCAAAGTGGAGCTGGGTTATGACCATCAGGTGAATCCGCT
The sequence above is drawn from the Candidatus Neomarinimicrobiota bacterium genome and encodes:
- a CDS encoding HD domain-containing protein; this translates as MKAKITQIKNFKKNTHIQGFFLVREKHLRSTRTNHPYLQLQLQDNSGSIEAKVWEDVPAFEKSFDEGDAVVVKGRVSEYAQRLQLEIEDIGRAIPEKHADYGFDLTKLIPSSKSSINQMWRELGKIIKEMKNDHLKSLISKIYKEHGAVIKQHPASMKLHHAWVGGYLEHVFSMARLGVVLADHYAVDRDLLLTGILLHDIGKIIELNPASKPGYTDSGKLLGHIVLGRDLARDTMSGINGFPPDLQLKVEHMILAHQGKYEWQSPKLPKFKEALLLHHIDELDARMNMMSVAMEQDQETGAWTNRYNYFRVPLLKGELDPDGVDQN